In the Nocardioides panaciterrulae genome, CGCCCGACGCCAGCTGGGCGACGCCCTTGGTCAGCGTCATCAGCCGCGGGTCGTTGCTGGCGACGATGAAGTGGTTCAGCTCGTTCCAGGAGCCCTGGAAGGACAGGATGAAGATCGTGATGACGGCCGGCCGGGCCATCGGCAGCACGATCGACCAGAAGATCCGGAACGTCCCGGCGCCGTCGATGCGGGCCTGCTCCTCGACGCTGACCGGGATCGACTCGAAGAAGTTCTTCATGATGAAGACCCCGGCGGCGTCGGCGAGCAGCGGGACCACCAAGCCGCTGTAGGAGTTGTACATCCCGAGCTGGTTGATCACCAGGAACTTCGGGATCAGCAGCACGACGTTCGGCACCGCCATCACCGCGATCATCGCCGCGAACAGCCCTGAGCGCCCGCGGAACGGGATCCGAGCCAGCGCGTAGCCGGTAAGAGTCGAAGAGCACCCGGCCGAGCGTGACGAGGACGGTCACGATCGCGGAGTTCTTGAACCAGAGCGGGAAGTCGGAGTTGAGGAAGAGCTCCCGGTAGGCCGCGGTCGTCGCGGTCTGCGGGATCAGCGAGAGCGGGTCGTCGGCGGCGTCGGCCTCGCTCTTGAACGAGGTCGCGACGTCGATCAGGAACGGGAAGATGTAGACGACCGCGAGCAGCACCAGCACGGCGTACAGCACGAGCTCGGGCCCGCGGCCCGCCCGCCGGGCCGGCGCGCCACGACCGGACGCCTTCTTTGCGCCGGGCCGGACCCCGCCCAGGGCGAGGTCGGTCTCGGTGGCGCTCATGACCGGCCCCGCAGGATCGCCCGCTGTGCCAGCGTCATCACCACGATGATCGCGAACAGGATGAACGCGATCGCCGCGCCCTGGCCCCACTGCTGGTTCTCGAACGCGGTGTGGAAGGAGAGGTACGCCGGGGTCACGGTGGTCTTCGCGGGCCCGCCCTGGGTGCCGGTGTAGATCTGGTCGAAGACCTGCCAGGTCCCGATCAGGCCGAGGGTGAGCACCGTGAACATCGTCGGCCGCAGCAGCGGGAGCGTGAGATGGCGGAACCGCTGCCAGGCGTTGGCGCCGTCGACCATCCCGGCCTCGTCGATCTCGTCGCCGATGCTGCGCAGGGCCGCGATGAACAGCAGCATGAACGTGCCCGAGGTGGTGAAGGCCGCCAGCAGGATCAACGCCGACATGCCCACGGAGGGCCCGGCGAACCAGTCCCACCAGGTGACGCCGAGGAAGCCGTGCGAGACCAGCGCCGCCGGCGGCTGGTCCACGCCCACTGCTCCGAGCAGCAGGTGCAGCACGCCCCGCGGGTCGTTGAACCAGTTCGGTCCGTGCAGGCCGACCCAGCCGAGCACCCGGTTGACCGGTCCGGTGGTGCTGAAGAGGAACAGCCACAGCACCGTGATCGCGACCGCACTGGTCACCGAGGGGAAGTAGAACGCGGTCCGGAAGAAGCCCCGGAGCTTCAGGGCCCTGGCGTTGACCAGCACCGCCAGCGCCAGGGCCAGCACGGTCTGCAGCGGGACCACGATCAGGACGTAGTAGAAGTTGTTGCGCAGCGCCGTTCCGAAGTCACGCTCCGCCAGGCCGCCACCGGACAGGATCGCCCGGTAGTTGTCGAGCCCGACGAAGCCGACGTCGGAGGAGAACGGGCTGCCGTGCCCGTGCCAGTCCGACACGCTGACCCACGCGGCCATCACCACGGGGAAGGCGAGGAACAGGCCGAGCACGACGACGGCCGGCGCCACGAAGAGCCAGCCGTCGATCGTGCGGCCGCGGAGGATCGTGCTCACTGGTCGGAGTCGAGGGCGGCCTGGAGCTCGTCCTGCACCGTGGACAGGATCTGCTTCGGGTCGCTGCTCTTGAGGGTCTCGAGCTGGGCGTTGAAGTCGGAGATCACGTCGGCCGCGCCCTGCTCCGAGGGCGGGTTCTGGGCGTAGTCGGCCCCCTTGATGAACGGGGCGAGCTGCGGCTCCTCGGCGGCGTACTTGCTGGCGGCCGACTCCAGCGACGGGATCACGCCGAAGGCCTTCGCGAACTTGAGCTGCTGGTCCTCGCTGGTCAGCGACTCGACGAGCTTGACCGCGTCGGCCTTGTCGCCGCTGTCCTGGGCCACGCCCCAGCAGTTGGTGAAGGCGAGCGTCCCC is a window encoding:
- a CDS encoding ABC transporter permease subunit, with amino-acid sequence MSTILRGRTIDGWLFVAPAVVVLGLFLAFPVVMAAWVSVSDWHGHGSPFSSDVGFVGLDNYRAILSGGGLAERDFGTALRNNFYYVLIVVPLQTVLALALAVLVNARALKLRGFFRTAFYFPSVTSAVAITVLWLFLFSTTGPVNRVLGWVGLHGPNWFNDPRGVLHLLLGAVGVDQPPAALVSHGFLGVTWWDWFAGPSVGMSALILLAAFTTSGTFMLLFIAALRSIGDEIDEAGMVDGANAWQRFRHLTLPLLRPTMFTVLTLGLIGTWQVFDQIYTGTQGGPAKTTVTPAYLSFHTAFENQQWGQGAAIAFILFAIIVVMTLAQRAILRGRS